The genome window GAAGGATCTTTATGAATCTGATAGGCAGAAGTTACCTAAGTGTTAGTCTAGTTTAGCATTGTTCCATCCCTGATCCTCCAGACTCCTtgtatattattaagaaaaCTGAGGTATCCCGCGTTAGTTATGTCGCCGAAGTTTAGTTGAAAGTGACAAGACTTACCTTCCATCGGTGCCCACACGCCATGCATTCGCAGAAAGTTGTCATAGGTTCATCAGCAGCTCGGGTCTGCGCCTGCGTGTAGCTGACCTGCTTCTTCTTACAGCGACCACACTCCAGACTCTCGCTGATACTCTTCTCGGCCATCGGTACTTGGGCCTTCTTCATGTTCTCCTTTTCTAGttcaagctccttcttgcGCTGCTCCTCGCTCTTGAGCTCGTCGTCGGTCATGATAACAAACTTCTCGGCAGTGATCTCACCGGACAAGACGCTGCGCCCAAGTTCCCGATTGGACTTGTTCTTCAGATTGGTGAATAGTGATcggatcttcttcttgtaaTCAGGCGTTTCCCCTTTGAATTTGGTATAGGCGGCATGCTCAACAGCGACGGCTCTAGTAATGACGTCGTTCTCGGTTGCCGTTGATCGATAGGCCAGACCATTGTAGATAAGCCCAATGCATGAGTTTCGAACACTGGAATCGGTGCGCTTGACGTTCACGTTGTCGGTCTCATATTTTCGCTTCTCGATGTCGCCCTTGTACTTGGCCCCAGAGGCACCggctgatgatggaggaggaggagcagcaggaGATGACGCGGGCGCTGATGATGGAGCTGGGGCTGGAGATCCTGAGCCGACCTTTGCACGTAGTTTCGAGTGCTTTTCTTGTTCGACCAACTTCTTCCACTTGTTAACGAGTTCGGCGGCGGCACGGGCGATGTCCTTGTTGGAATTTGAGCGAAGTTTTCCGACAAAAACACCGGCTCTTGTAGCCTATGACGAAGATCTCAGTATTAGCACAGTCCCTGTGGAATCAAGAGTGCAATATCCGATAGATCCGCCGAGGTCGCAATTTTGATGAAAGAAAGGCGAGAAATGCGATCATGCATTTGCGCAAACCAACCAAGACGTGTATATATTCAAAACGCGCGCAGAAAAGCGCTCTCTCTATCGCTTCCTGATCCGCGTACGTACCCTTAGCATCTCTTCAGTGGGAGAAGCATCCTTCTTCAATGTCTCGAGCAACTTGATAGCGTTCTCCGGGGGCTCATTCGCAGCAACGCACTTTGTAAGCGCCTTGATGCGCTGCCCAAGCTCGCGTTCGTCCATGGGCATTTTTGCGGGTTTGGAGGCGAAGGGTTGGAAAGAGTCGATAAATTGAGGCGTGGTCTGTCGCAAACTTACATACACCAGCCTATGCCTGATGAATGGCACGTGAGCCCCTGGCTATTTCCTGTACCGGAGTTTACCCAGATCGTGGAGGTGGCTGAAACGGTCATGCTCTTGTCAGGAACATTTAACTATCTTGACTCTAAGCGATAAAAATGtttaggtaatttagccTAAGTTTAGGGGACTCTTTActgagtttattttggcatcctcttCTAAAGTCTTAacttttcttgctccctgaggaATACACAGTTCTTTGCTTTCCATTCATTAGCAGTCTTCGGAACAGGGAAGTCGAGAGTCGATTGAGGatattaactattatacaCATGTGCTTCGTTTCATGAAACCCACTCATTTTTTCGGTTCGTTCGCAtctcattcatcatgacCGGGTATCCCTAGCTCAGTAAACAAATTCgttgcctcctcctcgcttTCCAGTCCCATCTCTTTGATATGCTTCCAGAACTTGCTTAGATGTCTAGTTCCAGAGTCGCACAGGATAGTAACAACACGACTCCCCTTAGGAAGTCTCATAGCTGCCTCAACCGCGGCGACACAGTTGACAGAGCTACTGCTGCCGATGAAGATACCGTCGTGCTCAACTAGCCAGCGCGCCATGCGACAGGCTTGCGCATCTGTTACTCGCACAGCATCGTCGATAAGTTCGCGCCCCGCTTCGAAGTTCTCAGTCAGACGTGTGATTCCGATGCCTTCGACCATAGTATCAACCTGCTGCCTGCGTCTTGTACCCTCACGTTCTGTCGAAGAGTACATAACGCCGTGGCGGACTTTGTTGTAGAGACCACTGCCCTGAGGGTCGGCGAGAACGACTTTGATAGCAGTTGccttctgctcctccttCAGATACTTTGCCACGCCAGAGACTGTTCCCCCTGTACCAGCTCCTGCGACGAAAGCGTCCAGCTGGCCATTCGTCTGCCGCCAAATTTCGGGACCCGTTGCATTGAAATGTGCTTTCCAGTTGGCTTCGGACTCAAACTGATTTGCGAAGAAACCCTTACTGCcatccttggccttgctggCGTGTTCTTCCGCACGCCTTCGAGCCAGATTGACAAAGTGATCGGGACTTGTGATAGGTGCGGGAGTGACTCGCTCAACGGTTGcgccaagatggaggagtAGATCGGACTTTTCGAGAGCCATATCGCTAGGCATACAGATATGAGCGCGGTAGCCCATCGCTCGGGCAAGAGTTGCCAGTGAGATACCCGTGCTTCCTACTGTGCCTTCATAGATCGTATCACCCTTATGTGGTGTTAGTAGACCCTTGGATTCTGCTTCTCGAATCATGTTAAGCGCAACACGATCCTTGGGTGAATTTCCAGCGCCATTGAGGAACTCTGCtttggccatgatgatccGACCTGTGGCTTCTGATAAGGATTGAATCTTTATAAGAGGTGTGTTACCGATGGTAGCTTCTATACCATCTACCAAGCTATTCCTCACAACATCGTAAgacgttgatgttgaaggttgAGACTCATGATCCTGAAGCTCAACAGGGTCTCCCCAGAAAAGACTCGATCTTCGGCCACCACCCGTGTTTGCACGCCTCTTGCGCTGGAACCGACGTTCAAGATCTGGGTAAAAGTCCTTGAATCCTAAAGTGACGAGGATGCCAGTTGTGAAGGCGAAGACAACGGCAGCGGTGCCGTAGGCTTTTGGATGGTCGCTGAGCGCCATTTTGGGAGTTTTTGGCTGGCGTACCCAATGGAATCATCAATTGGGCATTTACTGGAGAACTAGAATGCCTGCATTGTTGAGGGCGCTtctgatgaggttgaggttaAAACTTGAATGATCTTGGCTAAAGCTTATGAGTACATACTACGTAGAATTAATGAACCCTGGTGCGTGCGTGATGTCATGTGGAGCTTAGTATATCAGTGCTATAAACCTcccagggagcaagaaaacctctaATGTTAATTTAAAGGTGCCAAAAATGCCTAATAAGGTCTACTAAATCTATACTAAATTGCCCTGAATTATCCCAAGTCTTTTTTATTACCTAAGATAGATGTCCTAAGTTCTCTTACCTCTCCTTGACCTCTAATAGTGGGATATCCATGATATGATTGTGCTCTAATATCTGAGATAAATCAATAATCTATAGGGTCGAATATTGAGAAGCTTTTGATTATTATTCTACTAATAATTCTACAAAAGAAGATGTGCTGAGACATCTTGGTCAACCTCACTTTAAGTCCGTCCAAGCTCACGAGAGCTCTAGGGAACCGACGTTTCAATACCAATGACACCAGTTACTTTTACGCGGCAATTGTATCAAGCTCAGATGATGAAGCTATTCATAATCCAAAAAGGAAAACTCGCACATGATCATCCGCGTATAAGTTAGCATATCCTCTGCTCTCACTCTCAGCCCGAGGTACACCCGACAAGTTGAGACCCACACCATCCAATGTAAACCATCTCAAACCTCAAAACACCAAGTCCTCAAGAACCGACATGTCGACAATATAACAAGAGTTTCTCCAACATGGACTCCCCAATTGTGGCCCAAATCTTCCGCCAACTCTTCCACCATCGACCTCCAGGGTGTAAAGGTGTCAGAAACCTCGCCGGTCTTCGCAATGGCCTTCGAACCACTATCGTCAGTCATCAGAGCCGCTTCTACGTTGCGGGACGGCCCTCCAGTGATCGCGGAATGAAGAAAAACGAGAGTCGATGGCAGCAGCGCACGAATATTCTCCCCCAAGACCGATCTGCCGAGTTTGCAGAATACCCCTACATATCGATTGACGAGCTCAAGCAACGAACCGAACGACCACGAAAGGTCAAGATGCTGCTGAGAGACTTTATTGACGGCATGACACTCGAGTATCCCTCTCGGAATAGTAGAATAACGTAGCTCTAGACAGTCTTTACAATCCATCATATGGATACTTCTCCAAACAAGCCGTCATCTTCAGCCCCGGCGAGCCATTCGACTTCAACTCAATGCGCGATGAAATTGAGTTCCAGGCCGAGCTAGGTCGTCGCTACACCGAATTCGAGGATATTCTCGATGAGCGAGAAGGAGAGAACCCAACACGCCAGCTATGGCATACGCCTACCGAGCTCTTTCGCCCGTACTACGGCGAAGCCATCGCCCGCTACCTCGTCACGAATTATCGTCTCACCACATATCCCTACCACGATCTTCTGATCTACGAAATGGGCGCCGGTCGTGGAACACTCATGCTCAATATCCTGGACTACATCCGAGAAGTCGATCCTCAAGTGTACGCCCGCACAAAGTTCAACATCATCGAGATTTCCTCCACACTCGCTGCGCTGCAAAACAGACATCTTCTCTCCACCGCTGCGTCTCGAGGCCACGCGGATAAGGTCGAGATTATCAACCGTTCCATCTTCGACTGGGACCAATACGTGCCGTCGCCTTGTTTCTTTCTTGCCATGGAGGTCTTCGATAACTTCTCTCACGATGGTATTCGCTACGACGTTGCTACCGAGCAGCCCCTGCAAGGCCACGTGCTGATCGATGGTGACGGTGACTTTTACGAATTCTACGCTCATGAGTTGGATCCTCTTGCTGCGCGATACTTTCGTGTCAGACACGCTGCTACAGGGGGAAACTATCCTAAACCGTACCCCAGCAACGCCGTTTTACGATATCTATCCACCAAGGTGCCTTTTGCTGCCAATCTTTCGGATCCAGAATTTATCCCCACACGGCTGATGCAGTTCTTCGACGTTCTTGAGAAGTACTTCCCAGGTCATCGACTTGTGACTTCTGACTTTGACTGGTTACCTCAAGCTGTCAAGGGTATGAATGCACCTGTTGTCCAGACACGGTACCACAGAAAGATGGTGCCCGTCACAACCCCCTTGGTAAGCTATAAAGCCCACTGTCGTTGAATATTGGCAAACTAACATCACATAGGTTCATCAAGGATACTTTGATATTCTGTTCCCAACAGATTTTCGCGTCACAGAGGCTATCTACCGCGCTATCACGGGCAAGTTGACTCGTGTTATGTCGCATGGTGATTTCATGCGCAAGTGGGCATACGTTGAGGATACCGAAACCCGAAGCGGAGAGAATCCCTTGATATCAAACTATCGCAACGCCAGCGTTCTTGTAACTGTATAAAATTAGCCCTGTAACAAAAGCCAAAGCAAAAGGCCATGTAGATATACATCCGGGTTGGGAAAAGATACAGCATATACCCTCTCATTAAACCAATGTGCCATCAATGGTGTTCTTTATTCATCGTACTCTCTTATGGCAATGGTAAATGGCCATGCCTATTTAAACGCTCTATATCCTTTCTTTTGTCTGACCAGATCCCCGACATTACTCCCAGGTGAATGAACAATCATGAATTCCCATTGAGCAGAGTAGAAACACAGTTATTTGTTCTTCAAACTTTACAGCTTCAGCTTTTCGTTGAGCCACTTTGTCGCAGTCTCAACACCTTCGTCAATGTTCTCAGGCTTAGTGCCCTGGCCTTGTCGTACAGGCTCCTTGCCGCCCGATCGGCCACCAATAATCTCCGACACGGAGGCAGCCCATTGCTCAGCAGTGACGCCCTGAGAAGCAAGGTGCTGAAATAGTTAGTCAGTGTATGCAATACTAATTATAGGGGTAGACTTACAGTTCCAACGTAGACACCATGAGCAACGGCACCCTCCTCCTTGCTACCAGCAAACAGGTAAACAGTCTTCTCCTTATCCTTACCCTGATAGTGCTTGACCACATCAGGCAGGGCTTTGCTGCCGGTGGCACCAACGGGCAGGCGGCCAACGAACCACTTGGCATCCTTGTTAGCCTCGAAGTACTTCTGGACAATATCAAGCGCAGTCTTCGACTCGGCCTTCTGgcgcttcttctgctcagcAGTCACAGCAGCAGAAATCTTTTGGAAACGCTTGTTGAACTCGTCCTTTGTCAAGGTCGAGATTGTCAGCTGGCTGAGCTCCACAGATACGGCCTTGACTTGAGCCTCCTTCTCAGGACCGAACGGCAACTTGTCGAGAGCATCAATCTTCTTGGAGAATTCATCAGCCTCACGCTGAACCTGGTGAGCAGCTTCACCAGTGTAGGCAATGATACGGCGAATACCCTTTGCGATACCACTCTCCTCAATAAGGATGAGGTCCTTAATCAAACCGGTCTGCTCAACGTGTGTACCGCCACAGAACTCAACACTGTACTGACGccattccttcttcttggggtcgGCGAGCATCTCATCGATATCTCTGCCGATGGAGACAACACGCACAGGATCGGGATAGGTCTCGCCGAAGACAGCACGACAGCCCTCAATCTGGCGAGCAAGCTCCAGGTCAACCTCCTTGGAAAAGATCTTGTCCTTACGGCGAATATATGCGTTCGACATGtcctcgatcttcttgagctcctcaatcttgacgCCAGTCTTGTGGGAGAAATCGAAACGGAGCTTCTCGTTGTCCACCAAAGAACCCTTCTGGttgacatcatcaccaagaacctcCCGTAGGGAGTGGTTCAGAATGTGAGTACCGCTGTGGTTGTTGCGGATAGGAGATCGGCGCAATTCATCGTATTCGCAGATAACCTCGTCACCGGAGGATAGTGTACCATACTCGATATAACCGCTGTGTAGGATATAGCCACCATAGTTCTGaacatcaagaaccttgaaCTCGGCGACATCGTCAATGACGATACGTCCAGTGTCAGCGACCTGACCACCCGATTCGGCGTAGAAGTTGGTCTTGTCGATCAAAAGACCCAGAGCAGTCTTCTCGGGGACGTCCTTGGTCGACTTAAGGAAGGATTGGCCGTCGTAAATGAGTTGGACCTTACCCTTGGTGTCACCCTGAGCAAACTTGGCGTCATCGTTAGTTCGCTCAACCTTAAGATCCTTCTCGAGCTCAGAGATTTGGTGCACATTGAGCTTGGAGAAAGTCTGAACAGACTCCTTGACAGCCTTGCTGGCCTCACGAGCCTTGATTCGagcagcctcaacctcagcatcgtcaatctCGAGGCTTCGCTCTTCAGCCATCAATCGAGTAAGGTCCACGGGGAAACCGAAAGTGTCATAAAGTCGCCAAACAACATCAccctcaagcttcttggagCCGCCCTTGGTGGCCTCGGCAGCATACTTCTCGAACTGAGCCTCACCACGATCCAGAGTGCGGGCAAAAGCGacctcctcttcatcgagAATCTCCTTAATGtcttgctgcttcttgacaagctcggGGAATTGCTCGCCCATCTGGTCAACAAGCGCAGGcaagatcttggagaagaaggcgcCGATATCGGCGTTGAAATACTTTCGAGCATATCGCACACCTCGTCTTAGTACACGTCGGACAACATAACCTCGGCCGTCATTGTTGGGAACAGCGCCGTCAGCGAtggagaaagaaagggtTCGGATGTGATCAGCAACTACACGGTAGGCGGTATCAATGCCATCGGCATCATCCTTGCCATACTTGTCGGTGTAGGGTCGGGCGCCAGTGACCTCCTGGATCTTCTGGAAGAGAGGGGTGAAGCAATCGGTGGCGTAGTTGGAAACTGTATCCTGGAGGGCAGAAACCAGTCGCTCGTAGCCCATACCAGTGTCGATATGCTTGGCGGGGAGAGACTTGAGGCTGCCGTCCTTTTGTCGATCATACTGCATGAAAACGTTGTTCCAAACCTCGACAACCATAGGATCATCCATGTTGACGAGACTGGCAGCATTGCGGCCTCCACCGACCTTGTCGTAGTGAATCTCACTGCAAGGACCACAAGGGCCTTGGTCACCCATCTCCCAGAAGTTATCCTTCATGTTTCCAGGAAGGATATGATCCTCGGGAACACCAACCGAGAGCCAgagctccttggcctccAAATCAGgctccagcttcaacttctcgtCACCCTCGAAGTATGTAACGTAAAGACGATCGGGGTCCAGACCATAGATCTTTGTCAAAAGCTCCCAGGAATATGAAAtagcctccttcttgaagtaGTCACCGAAAGACCAGTTACCCAACATCTCGAAGAATGTGTGGTGATAGCTATCCTTGCCGACATCGTCGAGGTCGTTGTGCTTGCCACCAGCACGGATACATTTTTGACTGTCGACAGCGGCCTTGAGGCCGGCCATAGGATCGGTCTTGCCAATGGTGCCGAGGAAGATGGGCTTGAACTGGTTCATGCCAGCATTGGTGAAGAGCAGGGTAGGGTCATTATGAGGGACGACCGATGAAGAGGGGactgaagcagaagaagtcTTGTTAGCGATTTGTGAGTCAGAGGGAAGGAAAACAAAGTAAACAGTGGTATTGAGGAGATTCGCCTCGAGAGATTGGATATAATTTCAATATCTTTTAATGCAGTGAGACGTAGTGCCCGCGCTATCGCAATCGCATACCAATTGTGTGACCCCTCTGCTCGAAGTACTCGAGAAAGGTCTTGCGCACGCGCGCAGCGGGCCACTTGAGCTCCGACTCGGCCATGGTCGCGCTGGAATAAGACCGACGTAGAATAAAAAAAGGCAATCTCTTGTTAGTCGCAGTCCTGAAGATATTCCGCGCAGGCGCTGCAATGATTGTCGGCCGTGGAGGAATCGTCGTGGTGGTAGTGGGGGTTTCTGATTGAAGATTgtggaggagaagttgatgttgctgGGGTCTgagttggagatggagttgCTGTGGCGGCGTAGGCGCAGGCGGAGGAGGGTAGAAAGTTCTACAAGAATGAGTCAAGACCGAGACGGATACATAAGGCCCACGCTCTCCCGCGCCGATAATCGTCCTCAAGCTCCGGGGCCTACAGCGCCGACTCCAACGCCCGCAACCGCTGAAGCTCACTGCAGTATTTCCGTTTCCGCCCCTAGTGACACTCGCCCGATTGATGCACGCCCACATCAAGGGCAACCAGCAATTCTAGCCTCGAGAGACAGAGGACAAACCAA of Fusarium oxysporum Fo47 chromosome I, complete sequence contains these proteins:
- a CDS encoding transcription factor S-II, central domain-containing protein translates to MPMDERELGQRIKALTKCVAANEPPENAIKLLETLKKDASPTEEMLRATRAGVFVGKLRSNSNKDIARAAAELVNKWKKLVEQEKHSKLRAKVGSGSPAPAPSSAPASSPAAPPPPSSAGASGAKYKGDIEKRKYETDNVNVKRTDSSVRNSCIGLIYNGLAYRSTATENDVITRAVAVEHAAYTKFKGETPDYKKKIRSLFTNLKNKSNRELGRSVLSGEITAEKFVIMTDDELKSEEQRKKELELEKENMKKAQVPMAEKSISESLECGRCKKKQVSYTQAQTRAADEPMTTFCECMACGHRWKFS
- a CDS encoding tryptophan synthase beta subunit-like PLP-dependent enzyme, translated to MALSDHPKAYGTAAVVFAFTTGILVTLGFKDFYPDLERRFQRKRRANTGGGRRSSLFWGDPVELQDHESQPSTSTSYDVVRNSLVDGIEATIGNTPLIKIQSLSEATGRIIMAKAEFLNGAGNSPKDRVALNMIREAESKGLLTPHKGDTIYEGTVGSTGISLATLARAMGYRAHICMPSDMALEKSDLLLHLGATVERVTPAPITSPDHFVNLARRRAEEHASKAKDGSKGFFANQFESEANWKAHFNATGPEIWRQTNGQLDAFVAGAGTGGTVSGVAKYLKEEQKATAIKVVLADPQGSGLYNKVRHGVMYSSTEREGTRRRQQVDTMVEGIGITRLTENFEAGRELIDDAVRVTDAQACRMARWLVEHDGIFIGSSSSVNCVAAVEAAMRLPKGSRVVTILCDSGTRHLSKFWKHIKEMGLESEEEATNLFTELGIPGHDE
- a CDS encoding S-adenosyl-L-methionine-dependent methyltransferase — protein: MDSPIVAQIFRQLFHHRPPGCKGVRNLAGLRNGLRTTIVSHQSRFYVAGRPSSDRGMKKNESRWQQRTNILPQDRSAEFAEYPYISIDELKQRTERPRKVKMLLRDFIDDSLYNPSYGYFSKQAVIFSPGEPFDFNSMRDEIEFQAELGRRYTEFEDILDEREGENPTRQLWHTPTELFRPYYGEAIARYLVTNYRLTTYPYHDLLIYEMGAGRGTLMLNILDYIREVDPQVYARTKFNIIEISSTLAALQNRHLLSTAASRGHADKVEIINRSIFDWDQYVPSPCFFLAMEVFDNFSHDGIRYDVATEQPLQGHVLIDGDGDFYEFYAHELDPLAARYFRVRHAATGGNYPKPYPSNAVLRYLSTKVPFAANLSDPEFIPTRLMQFFDVLEKYFPGHRLVTSDFDWLPQAVKGMNAPVVQTRYHRKMVPVTTPLVHQGYFDILFPTDFRVTEAIYRAITGKLTRVMSHGDFMRKWAYVEDTETRSGENPLISNYRNASVLVTV
- a CDS encoding tRNA synthetases class II (A)-domain-containing protein, which encodes MNQFKPIFLGTIGKTDPMAGLKAAVDSQKCIRAGGKHNDLDDVGKDSYHHTFFEMLGNWSFGDYFKKEAISYSWELLTKIYGLDPDRLYVTYFEGDEKLKLEPDLEAKELWLSVGVPEDHILPGNMKDNFWEMGDQGPCGPCSEIHYDKVGGGRNAASLVNMDDPMVVEVWNNVFMQYDRQKDGSLKSLPAKHIDTGMGYERLVSALQDTVSNYATDCFTPLFQKIQEVTGARPYTDKYGKDDADGIDTAYRVVADHIRTLSFSIADGAVPNNDGRGYVVRRVLRRGVRYARKYFNADIGAFFSKILPALVDQMGEQFPELVKKQQDIKEILDEEEVAFARTLDRGEAQFEKYAAEATKGGSKKLEGDVVWRLYDTFGFPVDLTRLMAEERSLEIDDAEVEAARIKAREASKAVKESVQTFSKLNVHQISELEKDLKVERTNDDAKFAQGDTKGKVQLIYDGQSFLKSTKDVPEKTALGLLIDKTNFYAESGGQVADTGRIVIDDVAEFKVLDVQNYGGYILHSGYIEYGTLSSGDEVICEYDELRRSPIRNNHSGTHILNHSLREVLGDDVNQKGSLVDNEKLRFDFSHKTGVKIEELKKIEDMSNAYIRRKDKIFSKEVDLELARQIEGCRAVFGETYPDPVRVVSIGRDIDEMLADPKKKEWRQYSVEFCGGTHVEQTGLIKDLILIEESGIAKGIRRIIAYTGEAAHQVQREADEFSKKIDALDKLPFGPEKEAQVKAVSVELSQLTISTLTKDEFNKRFQKISAAVTAEQKKRQKAESKTALDIVQKYFEANKDAKWFVGRLPVGATGSKALPDVVKHYQGKDKEKTVYLFAGSKEEGAVAHGVYVGTHLASQGVTAEQWAASVSEIIGGRSGGKEPVRQGQGTKPENIDEGVETATKWLNEKLKL